ACACACctgcatatttatatataagatGAACGAGGAGACATCATCAAGCTTCATAAATTAGTCTCTAAATCAAGTTGTCACGTTAAAATAGAAGAATATTCCTAAGTTAATCCATCATAAGTTGTCTAAGTTACGCATATATGATTTTGTTAATTTAAAATTGCCTGGAAGGGATCCTAAATTGACGGGAAGAATTCCAAATTTAAGAACAAATACAAAAAGATCTCACGAGTCATATAACTACTttcatacacacacacaaacacacgcACGCATGGGTAAAGAGGCAATTCAATGCATATgagggggaagaagaaagaagcatcCTAATATCCAGAAGACCAATAACAGTAGGGAATCAAAGAATGTGATTTCTCTAGAGAGAGAAATCTTCACCACCAAGCATACCAACATACCGTCCAACCACAAAGAATGGTCGTCGGCTAGATTGATTATGAAATTTAAGGTGCTATGATGTCCCATGAGATTGTACCTTCAGTCCACTaatccttcagcattaaaatATAAGCCACTTTGCTAGGAATGAATAGTGCACCTTTTTGTCTTACACCGTGAAATCCATGGATCGGCCAAAATGAATGTTagttttataatatatttaagtGATTTTGTGGCTTAAAATGAACTTGATATAGTTTATCATGGTAAATTTGGTAGATAGAATTGCTGACCAAAGGGTCGAACATCAAAATTCGACTTGTTAGTGGGTGAATTTTTGCTCGCATCTCTCCGAAGGGtcagtctttttttttctctccacagGAAGCAACGGAAACCCACGAATGAGTAAAAATCGTAACAACTATTTCATGACTCAGACATATGAAGAAGAGCATTAGATTCAAAGAAaagtaagaaaaagaaaagagcgaAAGAAGGGACGAGATGGTTACCGGAAATGAAGCACCTACTCTCAGTTCCCATATGAGGACGCTTACGAGAAGAGAACCAATACTTTGGGGGCCGACATATGATCTTAGAAAAAGCCATCATCACCACTTCACTTTTAATaccataaaaaggaaaaaagaaaagttgcAAAGAGTGAATTGGCACATCATGGACAGATGCAAAACAAAGAGATCTCAAGTACACAGTCTCTTGGAAATGAACTCTCAGTTCGACGTACAGTACCCACATTCTTTTCCTTTACTACCATACTAATATTAGGAACACTAAATATGGCTCATACTGCTCACCGACTCCCAGTTCCTGTCACAACAAGAGTATAAAGCCACAGCAACATCCGGCAGCAACATAATAGCAAAAgactaaatatataatatatctagagagagagaaagaagcagCTGAAGGAAAGTTGTCCAGAGAGGTTCAATCAGCACACAGGAAAAGAACAACATAAACTAATAGCATCCTAAAAGAGAAGCTCACACCATATAAATTATGCTTCGGTCTCACCTACCGAATCAAAGAGAGAAGGATCTAATGCATGCATagatgaaagagagagagagattgagagTTCCCATCTCAGGTGTTGGCGAAGGCGGTGGTGGTTCTTGGAAGGAGCATGATCATCATCCAATGACAAGGGATTATGTATTCAGGAAGCGGGCGGAGGAGGCGGGGGCTGGTGCTGCTGCTCCTGGGCGGGCTTCTTGCGCTTCTTCTTCTCGTAGCTGATGCCGCGAGCCTTGGCCTGGAGCTCGCGGACCTCGCGGAGGTAGAGGCGGACGGCGCGGGCGCCGAAGGGGTTGGACTCGGGCCGGCCGCCGTTCTCCTCGTAGGCGGCACGGAGGCGGCCGATAAGGGCGTCGAGGCTGCCCCAGGCCTGGCGGAGCGGGCAGGAACAAGGCGCCGGCGGGTTGGGGTGGCCGAAGAAGGGGCACATCTGAGTGTGGACTTTAGTCTTGCCAAACTGGTCGAGATAGCGGAGGAACTCGAGCACGTGGGCGCCGCTGCACCGCGAGAGCGTCAGCGGCGGGCGGTGGTTCTTGAGGTACTGCCCGAAGGTGTTCCAGTCTCGCCGCTTCTGGGACTCGTACCGGCTCGGCGATGGCGAGGAGGAGGTAGCGCCGGTGGCGGCCgatgaggaggaggcatggGGGCTCGCGTTGGCACCGCCGCTGTGGTCGGAGTGGGGGCTCTCCGGGGTTGGTACCAAGTCCATGGCGTCCAGACAAACAACTATATCCTCCTTCTTCTTGGTTTCCTTGCTCTCAATTGCTAGCTCCACTATTTTGAAGCAGTTAATGTAGAAATAATTCTAGTTACATGCGGTGATTGGGGAAAACGCTGAGGATGATGATTATGATGATGATCATGATCTTTTTGGGATTTGGTGCTGATATTTATTAGAGTGCTCTTGTATACAAGGTTAGAGAGACTGTgcgtctgtgtgtgtgtgtgtgagagagagagagatagagagagagagagagagagagagagattagatTCAGTTGATGAGATATAGTATTTTTACCTTtccactgctgctactgctgcCGCGGATGATGATCTTTTgtcagatgaggaaggtgaggaAGGATTTGGAGCACTTGGCAAGCTGCGatcataagatttttttttttttttaagagagaaaaagaaaaggcatcaGCGATCGGAATTAGATGAGAAGAATGCGGAGCTCACTATGTTGCTTTCTTTA
Above is a genomic segment from Phoenix dactylifera cultivar Barhee BC4 chromosome 2, palm_55x_up_171113_PBpolish2nd_filt_p, whole genome shotgun sequence containing:
- the LOC103716067 gene encoding protein G1-like4, with amino-acid sequence MDLVPTPESPHSDHSGGANASPHASSSSAATGATSSSPSPSRYESQKRRDWNTFGQYLKNHRPPLTLSRCSGAHVLEFLRYLDQFGKTKVHTQMCPFFGHPNPPAPCSCPLRQAWGSLDALIGRLRAAYEENGGRPESNPFGARAVRLYLREVRELQAKARGISYEKKKRKKPAQEQQHQPPPPPPAS